In Chitinophaga sp. HK235, a single window of DNA contains:
- a CDS encoding esterase family protein, which produces MQIDHLTVHATALQREILLDVYYKGPSPRVLLLMNDGQDLTTWPAVFPEGLCAVGIHAGPMRRQEYGVAGIPDYQGLGGMAAAYSDFVVEELLPFLQEQYPGLSEARRAFAGFSLGGLSALDIVWQHPQLFSMAGVFSGALWWRDRPLGEDYSDEHDRIMHRRIRESNYRPGLQFFFECGTSDETADRNHNGIIDSIDDTRDLILELMKKGYKVPEDIHYLEIPGGRHDMATWQMALDIFLRLPFFTASVQVDKR; this is translated from the coding sequence ATGCAAATCGATCATCTGACGGTCCATGCGACTGCCTTACAGCGGGAAATATTGCTGGATGTGTATTACAAGGGACCATCCCCTCGTGTATTATTGCTGATGAATGACGGACAGGACCTGACTACCTGGCCGGCTGTTTTCCCGGAAGGCCTTTGTGCAGTGGGCATACACGCCGGCCCGATGCGGCGGCAGGAGTATGGAGTGGCTGGTATCCCGGATTACCAGGGGCTTGGTGGTATGGCGGCGGCCTATAGTGATTTTGTGGTGGAAGAACTGTTACCTTTCCTGCAAGAGCAGTATCCCGGGCTGTCGGAGGCCAGGCGGGCATTTGCCGGTTTTTCACTCGGAGGATTGTCGGCACTGGATATCGTATGGCAGCACCCGCAACTATTTTCGATGGCAGGCGTATTTTCCGGCGCACTCTGGTGGCGCGACAGGCCTTTGGGGGAGGATTACAGCGACGAGCATGACCGTATTATGCACCGCCGTATCCGGGAAAGTAACTACCGCCCTGGACTGCAATTCTTTTTTGAATGCGGCACCAGCGACGAAACCGCCGACCGAAACCACAATGGTATCATCGATAGCATCGACGATACCCGCGACCTGATACTGGAGTTGATGAAGAAAGGATACAAAGTACCGGAAGATATCCATTACCTGGAGATCCCGGGTGGGCGGCATGATATGGCCACCTGGCAGATGGCCCTGGATATTTTTCTGCGCCTGCCCTTTTTTACCGCTTCCGTTCAGGTGGATAAAAGATAA
- a CDS encoding OmpA family protein — protein sequence MRPVSYIHLLLLLLLTASVTAQNIVPNPGFQDVNICTEYQAPCSPSAWQAVAPHISKLIYKDENRQRFIMLTMQSRINPALRTYCQTQLLCPLKKGASYKIRLFTMSNKDQPPFTDIRFDTALIYRNSTNCLDIPPDLQLRQADVAGARENWTILEKTFTAGKDASCIIIGNFNKHSPPIKDEHYLYLDSITITPLDGKMCADADTVRKALYAFHKRHSVYVDAVPGDILHFLPPQAVFQRSGRCDTLLLKNDFFIPRTRNINSTYQDQLRKTMKVDRDEVHNKIFLTGYAHLSSNKKYNEIIATDRANEVAKYFVYNEGFSFDDFIITGKDGYSPDGDSAELVMMVSCQPAPEITPPVIRTDTLLIPDLLFRFNSSELNIRQHVSLDSLVNRIPSGDSVTITVTGHTDDAGTSEYNQELSLRRATTVADYIRSRKPGAHITQIIGMGESMPVSDNVYAEGRRKNRRVEIVIFYPPERKR from the coding sequence TTGCGCCCTGTTTCCTATATCCACCTACTCCTGCTGCTGTTGCTCACAGCCAGTGTTACTGCACAAAACATCGTTCCCAATCCCGGTTTTCAGGATGTAAACATCTGTACGGAATATCAGGCTCCCTGTTCTCCCAGTGCCTGGCAGGCCGTAGCTCCCCATATCAGCAAGCTGATTTACAAAGATGAAAACCGGCAGCGTTTTATCATGCTCACCATGCAAAGCCGCATCAATCCAGCCTTACGCACCTATTGCCAGACACAGTTGCTCTGCCCGCTGAAAAAAGGAGCTTCCTATAAGATCCGGCTTTTTACCATGAGCAATAAAGACCAGCCCCCGTTCACGGATATACGTTTTGATACCGCGCTCATCTACCGTAATTCCACTAATTGCCTGGATATCCCGCCGGATCTGCAACTGAGGCAGGCAGATGTAGCTGGAGCCCGTGAAAACTGGACCATCCTGGAAAAAACCTTCACCGCCGGCAAAGACGCCAGCTGTATCATCATCGGCAACTTTAACAAACATTCTCCTCCCATAAAAGATGAACATTACCTTTATCTGGACAGTATCACCATCACGCCACTGGACGGGAAAATGTGTGCAGATGCAGACACTGTCAGAAAAGCATTGTATGCTTTTCACAAAAGACATTCTGTTTATGTTGATGCTGTTCCCGGAGATATCCTGCACTTCCTGCCACCACAGGCCGTTTTCCAGCGTAGTGGCCGGTGCGATACGCTCCTGCTTAAAAACGACTTCTTTATTCCCCGGACCCGGAACATCAATTCCACTTACCAGGACCAGTTGCGCAAGACTATGAAAGTAGACCGCGACGAGGTACACAACAAAATTTTCCTGACCGGCTACGCCCATCTCTCTTCCAATAAAAAGTATAACGAAATCATCGCCACCGACAGAGCCAATGAGGTGGCCAAATATTTTGTATATAATGAAGGATTTAGTTTTGATGATTTTATCATTACCGGGAAGGATGGATACTCCCCTGACGGGGATAGCGCAGAACTGGTGATGATGGTGAGCTGCCAGCCGGCACCCGAAATAACCCCGCCGGTTATACGAACAGACACCCTGCTCATCCCCGACCTGCTTTTCCGCTTCAACAGCAGTGAGCTCAATATCCGGCAGCATGTTTCGCTGGACAGCCTCGTCAACCGGATACCCTCCGGAGACAGTGTAACCATCACCGTTACCGGCCATACCGATGATGCCGGCACCAGTGAATACAACCAGGAGCTGTCTTTACGCAGGGCTACTACCGTGGCTGATTATATCCGCTCCAGGAAACCGGGGGCACATATTACACAGATCATTGGCATGGGCGAGTCTATGCCGGTGTCTGATAATGTGTATGCAGAAGGGAGAAGAAAAAACAGAAGGGTGGAAATCGTTATCTTTTATCCACCTGAACGGAAGCGGTAA
- a CDS encoding esterase family protein, which produces MTENYYKWHSPNLGKEFEMLVFGDSGYPLLLFPTSMGRYYESKDRGLIDAIRWFIDEGRVKVYCPDSIDASSWYNKNIPPTYRAYNHTCYDKLLMEEILPRMEAETGKQRIVAAGCSFGGYHAANFAFRHPASVSYLFSLSGIFDIKPRMDGYYDDQVYFNNPADFMPDNQDADLWRMGIVLGTAETDVTRPHNEHFSRILAAKNITHWLDIRPHALHDWPVWREMLPHYLSLIK; this is translated from the coding sequence GTGACAGAAAACTACTATAAATGGCATTCTCCCAACCTGGGAAAGGAATTTGAGATGCTGGTATTCGGTGACAGCGGATATCCGTTACTACTCTTCCCTACTTCCATGGGCCGCTACTATGAAAGCAAGGACCGTGGCCTGATTGACGCTATCCGCTGGTTTATCGATGAAGGCCGGGTAAAGGTATACTGCCCCGACAGTATCGATGCCAGCAGCTGGTACAATAAAAACATTCCCCCCACCTATCGTGCGTATAATCATACCTGTTATGATAAACTGCTGATGGAGGAAATACTGCCCCGTATGGAAGCGGAAACAGGCAAACAGCGCATTGTGGCTGCCGGCTGCAGTTTTGGTGGGTACCATGCCGCCAACTTCGCCTTCCGGCACCCCGCCAGCGTATCATACCTCTTCAGTCTCAGTGGTATCTTCGATATCAAACCCCGTATGGACGGCTATTACGACGACCAGGTATATTTCAACAACCCGGCCGACTTTATGCCCGACAACCAGGACGCAGACCTGTGGCGCATGGGCATCGTACTGGGCACCGCCGAAACAGATGTCACCCGCCCGCACAACGAACATTTCTCCCGGATACTAGCCGCCAAAAACATCACCCACTGGCTGGACATCAGGCCCCACGCCCTGCATGACTGGCCCGTATGGCGGGAAATGCTGCCGCACTATCTATCACTCATCAAGTAA
- a CDS encoding M12 family metallopeptidase, with translation MKSMYYQLRRYKLQFIMATVILLSACTKKEQVTNVTSTKCQCESNEIYPNIPGELITFRNKETGRHYTIVKKKDLYIMDGDIILNEEQVNELKQRIESPTQPIEKWQATADKNGIIRIPASQASKGEKINTLRTGTSITSRIWPNKTVYYIIDPSLPNQSVITSAIAEWETRTNLKFVPRTTQNDFVEFTNIYGNCSSSLGRIGGKQIINIAPGCDQTNAVHEIGHAIGFYHEQSRPDRDQYVTIHKENMIPDTSVYYQFLTYNETDNGWGFKIGALDYLSVMLYSSWHFTRQAFPLLPTITKKDGSVIPRNTELSQGDIETYNFMYNPAPVYARLELKNRGTIEWGSWNNYTTTVEITLAFYSDAGCTTPVIPHAAIPFYTNPVYSDNPNYYIWTNVNPNSTSVYLGKFEVERSIPNADGGSDISSMTLRLIPGVGYTALPNFEQP, from the coding sequence ATGAAATCAATGTATTATCAGCTGCGCAGGTATAAACTGCAGTTCATAATGGCAACCGTAATCCTGCTTTCAGCTTGTACCAAAAAAGAGCAAGTGACGAATGTCACTTCCACCAAATGTCAATGTGAAAGCAATGAAATCTATCCCAACATTCCCGGAGAACTGATTACATTCAGAAATAAAGAAACCGGCAGGCACTACACCATAGTCAAAAAAAAGGACCTCTATATCATGGATGGCGACATCATCCTGAATGAAGAACAGGTAAATGAATTAAAACAAAGGATTGAATCACCAACTCAACCTATCGAAAAATGGCAGGCCACAGCCGATAAAAATGGGATTATCCGAATTCCGGCATCACAAGCCTCCAAAGGAGAAAAGATCAATACCCTCCGTACTGGTACCTCCATTACTAGTAGAATATGGCCCAACAAAACTGTTTATTATATTATCGATCCTTCTCTCCCCAACCAGAGTGTGATAACATCTGCAATAGCAGAGTGGGAAACAAGGACTAATCTCAAATTCGTTCCAAGGACTACTCAAAACGATTTTGTAGAATTCACCAATATATATGGCAACTGCAGCTCTAGCCTGGGAAGAATCGGAGGCAAACAGATTATCAATATAGCACCAGGTTGCGACCAAACCAACGCAGTCCATGAAATCGGACATGCTATCGGATTTTATCATGAACAATCCCGTCCCGACCGTGATCAATATGTGACTATTCACAAGGAAAATATGATTCCCGATACCAGCGTTTACTATCAGTTCCTGACATATAATGAAACAGACAATGGATGGGGCTTCAAAATAGGAGCACTTGATTATCTATCTGTGATGTTATATAGCTCCTGGCATTTTACCAGACAAGCATTCCCACTGTTACCAACCATTACCAAAAAGGATGGTTCAGTAATACCACGTAATACCGAGTTATCTCAGGGAGATATAGAAACATACAATTTCATGTACAACCCCGCCCCTGTTTACGCCAGACTGGAGCTTAAAAACAGAGGAACAATTGAATGGGGTTCATGGAACAACTACACAACAACTGTCGAAATCACATTGGCATTTTATAGTGACGCAGGTTGCACCACACCTGTTATTCCTCACGCAGCAATTCCTTTTTACACTAACCCTGTTTATAGCGATAATCCGAATTATTACATATGGACGAATGTCAATCCTAACAGCACATCAGTTTATCTTGGTAAGTTCGAGGTAGAACGCTCTATTCCTAACGCTGATGGAGGTTCTGACATTTCAAGTATGACACTGCGTCTGATTCCCGGTGTTGGATATACCGCCCTGCCCAACTTTGAACAACCTTGA